The window ATCGTATGAAAAATTACATTTCATGGTGGCTCACAAGCTGGAGACATGCGGTTTGaaacaataacagaaaatgAGCTACTCTGAGCCGTGAGCACAATAAAAACCAAGGCTCATTCTAAAACTTTTGTCCTCTGTCCAGTACCAAAAGATATTAAGTAGGCTATATAATCTTATGCAAACCAAATCAACATACTTTGTGACATGTAAACATACAACACAAACTGAGAGTAAGATACCACTTAGGTCTTTTCTTGTTGATATTGTGCAGCCAGTTAGTTTACATTAAGTAAAAAAGACACTAATCACATTAAGAAGCTGAAACCGGAGAATATTTGGATTTTGCCTTAAAATTGATTTAACTATTAAtacttttctttaaatatttaaaagttCTGTTGctctaatcaattaatcaactgATATTTTCAGCTCTGGTGAATATATTGTCTTGTGAGTAAAAAACACATGAagccagatatatatatatatatatatatatatatatatatatatatatatatatatacacacacacacacacacacacggatcaCAGTGGACCAGATAATACACAATCTGCCAACAGTCTGGAATCAGGATGAGGAAATTTAGCTACTACATGTCAGGTAGAGCTGCCCAAATGAGTGATGTGGTGAGGACATTAGATTAGTGTTAAATTCTTCTCGGTCCTGGGTTGGTGGAGCTCTCCCTGGTGCAGAAAGAAAATGGGTGTGATGTGATGATGAGAGAAGTTTCACCAGAGCGGAGTAGCCTACAGAGGCCCAACACGTGTTACCCCTGCAGCTGAAGAAGTTAATGAAGGTTTTACACGGTCAGCGGTTTACCTACCTTGTTCTGTCCTACTGTAAAGGTGTGGGTCAGCATCAGCCATTAACTAGTTTAGGAAACGTTTAATTAACTTACTCACGCAGCATTGAGTTCACTCACACGGTTTAGCATATTTGATTAGTTGTGCATGTACTTGTAGTTTGGAAAACCAAATTCGATCCACTGCAGGTGTCCATTTGTTGTTCAGATTTCCCATGTCCCTCGCCAGCTGCAATAGAATTACAATAGGCTAGTCAGGTTGCACTATTACATTTACCTTCTAATTTTAGCTTGTCGTTTAAACTTTGAAAATGCAATTTTGGACACACAGGGAGATTCAGAatgctgccccctggtggctatCATACAAACTTGCTGTGAGAGGATGTCAATCCTAAATCCACTTTGCATTGGTTTCATCTCTGTACATTTCTATCTTTCCAGGTAATCATCTCTCACATTACGAACAGATCCCAGTTATATTCTACACAGCTGTGCATGGAGATTCATTTTACAGATTTGATAGAGTAACACCAGGAATGTCTATACTGTTAGTGACGTTCATCAGTGGTTAATCATtggttgctttttttgttttacccgTTTATAGTTGAACATGGATCTCTCTCGGTCAATAGAAATACTGCACATTAAATGAGGGTTATGACTCACTTTTAAACACACTTTTATGGTTTTTAAGAAGTTTTTTATCAATTCAACAAGCTTTTTATATCAAACGTTCAAATCATACTCTCGACCATGTTTTACTTAAAGATATACTAAATATTTCAACAGGGTAAATTCAACATACTTTGTGACATGTAAACATAcaacacaaactgagaataagATACCACTTAGGTCTTTTCTTGTTGATATTGTGCAACCAGTTAGTTTACATTAAGTACAAAAGACACTAATACAACTGTACACAACATTTACATTCCTCTAACAGTTCAACATGGCTTCTGTCTAagcttttttcttattttatttttttacaatcagGTTCAGTATGTACAGTTACAGGGAACATGTGTTTAACTTGATTTGTCTCATTGCACACTGTACAGACCATCATGACACAGGATTATCAGAAAAAAGATTCACCTGAATGATCACAAACAAAAAGCATAAATACTTCCAACTATTTAAAACATAGGGAAATAAAAGCAGAACTACTACTGTAAGATAACAAACCTGAATTGACCGTGTTGGTTGTTAAGCAACATAACTGTAGATTTTGATGTCTAGTTTTGAATTTTCTGTCTGCATACAAGGTGTTCTGGCTGTGTATttgaatatacattttttttttttattatacaagTGAACCATATTACCACAAGAACATCTGTTCTCCCTGTTAGTTGAAAGACAATAAAATTCAGGCACTGGAGGAGAATCACAATAAACTGAAAATTACTATCGGTGCGTTGGGTGTTTAATTTTGTTCTCccaaaaagaaattgaaaattGTTTTCCTTTTACCTACCCTCACTGTTTACACACtcacaatacattttgcatTGAGTCAGTTAATAAGTATGAGTGTAAGCATAGGTATTGTTTTCAAAACAATTCCAGACGGAGAGGTTTGAGAGATGTTTTGAAGCCTGGACACTGTACAAAAATCTATATTCAAAAGTAGAAAGTAGAAGAGTTTGGAGTGCTGTTCAGACAATAAAAAGAGTGCTACAAGTGTTGTACTTTTGTCAACAACTAAGGTTTCTTAAATATATGTAGAACGACAAactaaagtgatgtcattgaaTAGAGTCACAATGAGCTTGACATTTTCTGGGGTGCATTAATAATTGACGAAAACATTTTAACGCCACTTTTTTGCGATTTTGTCTAAAAGATGTAGACAAAAATCACACACTGTTTGTATTGGccaaagcaaaagaaaacaacctTTCCTTGTTGAATTTAAGGAAAAGAAATCCCCTTTGTGGTTTCTACATAATGTGGACTCGTTAACAGATAAGGCAAATCACTGTAAAATTCTAATTATTGTTTAACAACCTTTCTTGTTTCCATTAGGTGGTCTGAATGTTTTCCAATTTAAGCTTTAATTTACGCTATTAAACATATCTCACTTTGAACGCACTGTTGGTCATTAATAGGATCTTTTACACAGTAGAAGGTGTGTTGTTGGCGGTGTCACGGTTAACAAGTCTCTCTTTTGTTGCCAAGTTTGAGAGCTTTTTAGATTCTCAATACATAATgaatatttcacaataaaattgTATGCATCTCAATTTATGTTCATTGTTTCTTATCTGAAGAGGAGTCCTGGGTTCAAAAAGGTTTTGAGGTTCTCGGTGAGAAACATTGACAAAAACCTTTATCTGATCCACTGTTTGCTTCAAGTCTGCTATCTGGCGGTTTGGGGAGGGAACTCAATGACTCTACCACTTGCCCCTCTTGCTCCAGTCCTTAGGTGTAAAGTGAAGGCATTTTGGATCTATGCGCAGGTGTCTCTTCTGCATTGCTCTTTCATGCCCATCCACAATGTCCTCTGAAAGAGTCAGGATGTACTGACCCTAGATTCAAGAGAGAAGACAATCACAATTTTAGACAGAATGTCACGTCACATTTTTTAGAGCATActgcatacatttttgtgaaAACTAACCACACATCTGGCTACATCAATATGTAATCTGATACCACTAGTGTGTTATATCAGCTGCCTGTGCTTTGTCGTAACATATTGCTTATTTCATCAGTGATGGcagtttttttattgaatcgaTTTTCACACTAGCAACAACTAAAACCTTTTGTCAAACTGTCATCAAACAATTATTTGATAGAAAAATTTAAACAATGCTTCTTGTGTTTTACAGTGGATGGCATCCAGTTACCAACACCGGCTGTTTAGCCATTTACATTTCAGTTATTTGCAAGACTTTCAAGGGTTgatggcgggggggggggaccacTGCCCCGTTAAAATACTGCAGATGCAATCAGAAAGGGCAGGGTTGAGGAAGaaggaaataaaaatggaaCACAGCGTTGGTCTCTAACCTTGTAATAGTTGATGAGGTTGAGGTACTGAAGCGTTGAAATGACATCTTCTTTCTTTACACTTGTGATCTCGCTGATCTCACTggaggttaaaaaaagaaggtcaAATGAAAAGTGAGCCAATCATTGAACTGCTGTTCTGAAAAGTATTCAAGACAATTAAaaggttaaaataaaatgccaagAGCCATATACTTGATGGTAATCTGTGGCCTTTCTCCATTGTCAGGTTTAAGGTCCATGAGAATTTCCAAGATGGTCTGGGACCAGTAGGAGCGATAGGACAAAAGGCCGAGGTCAGAAAGTGGCTTCTCAGGAGTGCCCGTCTTCCCTTCTACCTTGGACAGCTCATAACCTGACAGATACAAACACAGTGCACAGATTAGCCCGGGTGAGCACAGTAAATATCCAAGGAATTTGAACGTACGTGTATTTTATTTACTGAACATTGTGCCACTGTTTTTGATACTACACTTACTGAACTCAATGAGCAGTTTGCCATAGCCTCTCCGCTGGTAGGGAGGCAAGGTCAGGATGCAGGCAACGTTATAATCTTCAGTCGACTCTTtttcctgcacacacaaaataaaaattgtgTTTAGTTTTGGGAACCGCTGTTAAGATAGAGGACTGCTTCCAAGCCCTTATGAATGGACTGTACATACACACGGTACCAGTAATTCAAAATGATTCGCACAATTTTGGTACCTTAGAGAAGTAGCCCACTATGTGGAAGCCTTTGGAGTCATACTCTGTCATTACATAGAAGAGGAAAGGGTCTGTGTCGTAATACAAGGTTTTGTGGTCCAGGAAACACTTAGCAAGTAAACACAGGTTCTGGGAATAATTCTGGAAAAAATATAACAGACATATatcaatcaaaaacaaaataaaaaactgctgttaaaaaaaaaaatttgagaaAAATATCCCTGTATCACTTACTTTGTTTTTCCTGCCGTCAATCTCAAAAAACGAGATGGTGCCTTTGCGGTAGATCTCGTTGCCTGGAGGATGTCTTAGATTACATTTTGTCTGTCAAAAGATGTAAGACACAAATGGATGAGTGCAATGTGCAACAACCTAAGCAGCGAGAGAATAAGGTGGGCTTAAGGCGGCGACATACTGATTATTCTTACCAAATGCCTCTGCAGACACTTCAGGCTTTTGAGGTACTTGAGACAGAATTCACAGAGGTAGAGGATGGGCAATGTGGTGAGTTCCTGTGGGTACGGTGAGAAGTACCAGGGCTTCAGTCTGTGACGTCCTAACTCTATACACTCAATGTTTTTCATCCGGGTGACGATGTCGTCATGGCTGCGGTCAGACACCAGACTGCCCGTCATGCGGGGTGCAGACGGGATGCCGTCCGAACTGTCTTGGGAATCCTGGTGGTAAACAATGTGAACATTAGACACTCTTGCTGCAGTTACTTTCAAGTAGTTAAAACTTGtgctaaaaagaaaatgcttgatgaaaatgtgattttaagatttctaaaacatttaaattgttttaaatatgtaaCATTACACATGTTACATATTTTAAACAATCTACACACACTCCAAAAGGTTGGGCCTGAATGCCTTCATTTTATTGGACACACTAAGGCCCAGCTGAATGTGCAGAAACAGACTATCAATGGGCAATAATAGGAAGTACAACAGACCTCTGGTGGTGGTAGAAAGACACTGGCAGTTTGAGGGTTGTTATACTGCAAAACCTTTATCATCTAGcagaagagacaaaaacaaaatggttcCCATTTACACGGAACAATTTGGTTAAAAGGGCAGACTGAAAGCAATATTGAACTTCAGTGTAACAGTTGTTTGCCAGCCAGCAATACTGGCAACCATAAGTAGTGATAGAGATGCCAACGAATGAACAGTGAGGAAAAGagcaaacacaaacattcaacCAATTATTACATGTGGGTTTAACAGATTGTTGTAAACTTATATGACAAAGCCGCTGGCCTCTGTCATCAGAGATGATGAACGTGGGAGGTCAGCTGCAGCAATTTGCTACACAACAGCTGAGCTGCTCGTGTCCAGTAGCTTGACATTGATTAGAAACCCCGAACATCCAGGTCTGACCTGCTTTGTTTGGACTTCTTGACCTGCTTTTGTTTGGATTTCTTTTGCCTCATTTAGTgacattaaatttttttttaaatcaaaatatacTACTATCAGTATTTTGTCAGAGATCATAAACATTTTGTAAtgcaaaattaattaaaaacatttttggtataATGCTTGCAAAGgactaaataaatgttaaagttGCATCAATCAATTCAGCCACAGCACTTCATCTCTAAAACTGCATCAACCAATTTAACTCCACATAAAAACTCAACACGAGACTGAGAAATCTAAAGTAACAATTAGTAGATatcaaaaaattaaaatgtcccCGATACTCGCTGGGATTTTGTTGGACATTATGTTGATTTCTAACCAATTCAAAATGAAGCAGGTCTAAACAAAATAGATTTTAGACTCAGAAACATGTAACCAAACAATAGGGAGTTGTGATGTGTAATGTCCTCGCAAAATTAACAAATTAAAAGTGTTGGTTGGAAAATATTTGTGTCAACATACTCGTATAGGCTACTTGTGTTTTCTAAGGATAGGTATATAGAGAGTAGCACAGTGGAAAAGCTTGTCACTTTTAAGACTGTAATGAAGAATAACAAAGAATTCATGTGAGAAATAcgtttttactttcttaaattTGGGATTTAACAAAAACTTTAATCCTGCTCACATTGATACAGGCAGTATCTGTGGTCCTTTTGGCTTTTAATACTGGTGTAGATGATGAACATAAAAAAGGTGTTCTTTGACTTAGGTTTAGAATGTAAAACTATACTGTATAAATGTTTTAGTTTGCAGTGCTcaaaataaaaagctaaaatcattgattttataaaaaggtcataaggtatacaatttaaataagaaaatattaaGCTGATTGTGAAGATTAAATGTATTGAAGTTACATACCTCGTCCGTTCCGCCACAATTtgcttttctcttcctccccGGCTGCGGGGGGATGAGTCGTCGGGCAGTGCCGTTCTATCGTTTTGAAGAGATGAGTTAAGCATTAgccagttttaaaaaaaaaagaaaaaaaaagaaactcaaacatttaaGACTCCGAGACCGTTTTCTTTACCGTTGTGAGCGAGGAGATCTGTTCATGTTCTTCGCGGGATTTAAAGGTGTTGGTCTCCCTCACAGCAGGAAAAACAGATGCCTGAGAGGCTTCAGCTGAACTTGGCAGGGAGGGCACAGGGGTGGCCGGGGGTACCTGAGTCGCCAAGGGGACGGCCTCTACTTTCCTCTTCTGCAGGAAGCAAACGTTGTTAGACATTGTGCTCAAAATGAGTACAGACCGACCAAATACTTAAATGAATCAGGTTTTGTTTCCATACATGATTTTTTGATTCCAGATAGATGGGTTTGAGTTTTCAAAAATACAGAGCAATGTACTCATTAGCAGCTGGGTATTCCAGTTTTATTTCATGAAGCAGTGCCATCTTAATATTATCTGCAGTCTGTTCACTGATATGAGCTAAGACTGTGTCTGGGTTAATAGCCACAGCATATCACATTAAGCAGGTTTCACCAATTTCTGTTTATCTCCATCTTAAACTAGTTCAATGtaaaggccctattgaaacctGGTATTAAGATGCAAGAGACACAGATCAGCTGCCACTCCCTTCTTACAACTAAAAAATGTGTCTTCaggagtcaaaactgcctgcatCAACAACTTTCCTCTCCTACCTTGTTGGGCGATTTATTATGTTTGCTGCTTTAGTatatgtgatttaaaaatatatattttattttacacctGCAGACAATGAAATCTCATAGAATAATCCATCTTCAGCACATGAGAGATTACAACATAAACCGAGAATACCAGCTACCTTGAAAGATTTGAAGTTGAAATGTGGCTTGACAAGTCCAGTGCATACACCTGACAAACATTTGGTTACACTGTGTGTTAAAGCACTTCCAGATGTGATCTGCACGACCGGATCagcatcttccttttttatttcatggttGTTTATTTCTGGATTCCCATGCAGTTCAGCATGACCCGATAGCTGTATGATCACAAAGGTTGCACGTTAACACCAGGTTTAAACAAGGTCTCAGTCATttcggggaaaaaaagaagtgtcAATTCAAGTTGTACCGGTGTGGGGAGGGTTTTGCCTCTGGAAGGAGCTGTGGTAGACTGTACGTTGAGATCTAGACTCTTCCTCTGTATTGAACagaaaggaagagaaggaaggggGTTAACTGACATTGAGTGTCTTTAATGATAACTAACAGCATTACAAATTAACAGTGTCTGGGGCAATCTAAATAAGATCTGTAGAAGTATGAATAGAAAAACGTAAGACAAACAAATGGAGAGTTCTCCTCATCACGCACTTAAATGTATtgctaaaatgtaattatttaagTGTCGAGGCTAagttaattataaaaaaaacaatgaacatATAATCCTGTCCCCATACTACTAGAAAACGCATCAGATATTGTGTTGGTACATTTGAACAAATTGTTGTTTAAATCAGCATGCAAAATATTAGTAAAATGACCATGTAAATGGTTGCTTATATAGTTACGCTAAGTTTTTCTGATCAACAAGACAACCACCAGTGAAAATGATTTACTCCTAAAAACAAgttattattttctttgtgctgcttgtagaattgaCCACTGCTTATTATAAATACTAATCTAACTTGTTACAATCTACACCACACAGTTTAAATGATCCACTTAGCAATATTCATAACACAGTAATTGAGCTTGACATCaaatttaacttttaaatgCTGTCAGTACATTGAAGCAATGCAAAGGGCTTACTAGTCTGAAACATGACTAATGTTACTCATCTAACAATTATAGCATCCACTGGCCTACCTTGGAGCCATCTTTTAAAATGACTCAGTCGCTGTTACAGCTGTCAAAACACTGGGATGTAAACTGAAGGCTTAAATTGTATATACTAGTGTCTTCACAATGGGGATGCTGCCAAAACCTGAGTGTATTGTTGCAATGATTGGGAGTTTGAGATAAACATTTGGTGGCGTAGCACATGCTTACCACTTCTCTCTCTGGAGAACTGGGACGGGAGCCTGAAAGACCATTCTTGGTTGGCGTTTTAGCTTCTTTCTTAGGGAACTGAAGCTTCTTCATGTCCAGCCTGTCCCCTGTGACCCACTCATCCAGCCGCTTGTTGACTTTTAACACAAGCAATTTTACACAAACAAGAAGACATTTTTTGTGATGTTTCTGTGAAATTAATTCAGCCTGTAAAGTGACTAacagttaaaatgtaaaaaaaactaaataataataattagtaaCAAACTATACTTACAGTCAATATAGTGAACATAGAAAAGCTTTCGCGAAGAGACTTCCTTCACACTTAAAATTTCAGCCAATGCTGTAAGAAAAGAAgacaagtcaaattaaaacttGCAATGAACTGTACTTAAACTGACAAAATGATTGTGATGGGCAATGACTTACattgacattacatttcatttagctgacacttttatccaaagcagcTTTCAATAAGTGCACTCAACCATGAAAGTTCAAACTTGGAACAGCGAGAATCACATAAAAGTACACAGtttcaaataagccaaactaaaAAGTTCCACATGTAagtacaatttatttattttataaccaTCATCTTCTTAGCCAAGGTGTCAGAAGAGATGTGCCCCCCCCCGAAATAGCTGCTAAAACATTATAGATTAACAAACAGTCAACAGATATTGTGGGTTAAAGGATTTATGTAGCTTTCACTAACCTAGGGTAGCAAGTAGTGCTGAAACAGTTAGTACTCAATAAGTCAACggacagaaaataaattgcaGAAAAGGCCAAACGTGTTGGTTATtagtttttaaattttaaaccCACTTGGAGATGAGGGTTAAACAATATCATGTCACTTATTGAAAATGAGTAGTAACGCTGCCATAATGGCCTCTGTGAAGCGTAACAATAACAATTTAACTGAGAAAGTGTCACTTAGATGCAGGACTGATTTTGGCTAACTTTATTGTGGCTCTTACTTTTCTCATCCTCCGAGCTGTCAGAACCATTAGAACCACTTGAGCCCAAACATAGTGCTTATAAGTGAGCCAATCTGCAATTAGGAAACCAACTATTTAACCTGAACAATCGgttttatatttgtaaacaaCAGTCTGATGTCAAATGGATTTCTTCCTGAGTTAGTCTTTCCCAATAAACTGtatctttacttttttttttaaacgtcccTTGGATGTAACAGTGGTTTAAGCAAGCATTCAAATCAATGACATTCACATGGTACAACTACATGTGTGCCCTGTGAGTGTAGTGTTTACAGTGCTTTAACTGGAGGCCGTGGCGTCTGATAACAACAGCTGAGGTTCGTctgttagcattagctagctTAGCACTGGAAGAACAACCGGACAATACTTACGCCATTCGTCCTCGTGTTCTTGGTTTTTACGAAGAACGGGGAGGCGACAGCCCTCAACAATCTCGACCTGTTGAAAATAATACGTTAATTTCCATGCCGAAACTGGTCAATGTctctaaaataaaattgtatCTCTCAAAAACCTACCGATGATGCGTTGTCCGCCATTTTCGTCATCTGTGAGAGCAGGAGCAGGGTGTTGTGGGAAAATGCCGGTCCACaacaaagataaaataaaatgcaagaTGGAAATTCTTGAAAGAATGCGGGGAGCGGAAGTCGGAAAACCAACCCGGAAGAAAGAAGCAGGAGTGTTCCCCAAGAGGCAGGTGAGTTAGTATAATTTGAGTTAGTATAATTTCTGAACtttgctgacatttttttttatcaatccaTGTTCTAGCAGGTTTACTGCTAGAACATGGATTGGAACACACTTACAAAACTTCAATTTACTCTTAAATCTTAATGTCCTTTGAGTAAAAATGGGCTAAATATGCCTACAATATTTAGACATCCAGGTTACAGTTGTTTTAACAGCATTTCAATGATAGTCATTGTAATAACTATGTGCTGTCCAAAAGCTTGTCCAACTTCGAAAATTGTAAATTGACATATAGCGATAACCACTAGGCTTAGCACTAAAATTGTGTAATACCACATAGAAATGTATGAAAGTATATtgacaacaaaaatgtagaagaaGATGTAGTGACAATTATTCCGAAAGCACAAACCGGTCTACACTCAGGGCTTACAGAGTTTTCTGGTGGGTATTGAGTGTGTGCTGCTATGAGGCCAAAGGCATCAACTCTCAGACCTGATCTCTACAGAATGGGCTCTCTTCTTTGGAACCGAACGTTTCCTTGACCCTGATTCAGCCCCATATCGGCTCCTCGTGGTCATGGGGATGTGGATCTGCCCTACGCCATTATGGCAATTATACTCTGAATTAGGATTGTTACCACCTGATTGGACTATGAGTGCATCAATCTTTCTCGGGGCGCAGCAGCCTTATAGGGTTTAATCAATTAAAGCCCATTTGATGACTATGCAGTACTCATAAACAACCAGAAAAGAGAGTGCACACATCCAAAAAACTTCAATCAAACCAGGCACCAGCCTCATTATGTCGAGATgaaatacatattttcacaCATAGTACTGCAAAGAGACTGCATGACAGGTAATGACATAGGACATGCAAAAATACTGATGTAGTCCTGCATATTTTCAAGGAAGGATGGTTTACATGTCTTGCCAGCAGGGGTCCCTCTTGTCTACAACCTAATCAAGCCAATACACATGTACATAATGTGACCTCCCACTGACTTACATTGACAGCATTTATAACATTTGGCTCATTCTGTCCACAATAATACAGCTTACATTACAAAGCTGTTCAAAGTTAAAGATATTTGCTTTCAATAAAAAAGATGCTTTCATATTAATACATGCCATTTAACACAGACCAAGCTAATATTGGGTATTTTAGCAACCTTTGGTGGTTGTTCATGTGTCTCATGGTACATTTATATGAAGAGTGAACAGTtatgttaaaaacaaattaaattccACAAGACCACATCGGTGCTCTCGAAACCAGTGTGTATGGAAAGTATGGACAAACTGTCATAAAGTGTTCAGCGCTCTTATTGTACTTGTAAGTGTGGGATACCTGATTGAGTAAATAACCATATATATCAACTTCATTAACATTGTCACAAATGAACAGTCAATGTTTGAGTGAATCATCTCACTGAGCAAGGGCAAAGGTTATAAATGATCTTTATTATAATCCTCAGAACAGCGTTCAGTATACAGAACTTGCATTTTTTGGAGTAGAGAAACCATAAATTTAACCGTAAACGATAAACAAAttatatcaaacaaaaataaaaagaaacatccGGTGTTAAACAGCCTTCCATTCTATTACTGATTTTCAATCAGACAACCATGGCTTGCTGATAGCCtgcatattattattttccatgCATGATAGAGTGCACTAAATCCAGGTGGTTTATTAGGACAAACAAAGCATTTTTGAACATTTGAACATACGCTCATCAGCTGCATCTCGCACATGCAGAATACTGCTTACACATGATTTTATTATCTCCACTGGAGCCAAATCATATCTGTCATACATATCACTTTTCTGACCTGGAAGGGACACTGGGaaacaaatcttaaaaaacatGATCATTTTAGGAGGATTAAAAATCCTGAAATCAGGAAAATCCAGTGGGATTTGAATTACTTTTCAGAGCTCTTTCTTTGGTGAGAAAATTAATGAGAACATTTGACAACATAATCTCAGTGAGAGGTGCACCCTCTACATTTTGCAGCAGAAGAAGGatgatttgttttcttctttggtACCACAGGCCTTCAGACGTCGGGCCAAGACGTTTCCAGACAGGTTAATGACTTCAACACTGCTAATTATCCCTGCTTTGTTCTGGGGCAGGagctattttttctttttttttaccatacaAAGTCACACCTGCAGGTCTGCTACCAACTCATGGCTTTTGATATAATTGGGGGAAGGTTAAAACACATAGCCTATCTGCTCTGTTGGCAGTAAAACTGGCTTCATGCAGTATTTCTCCCATGCTACACATTGAGAACCAATTATCTTGACGGCGTCTGACATTAAGATGTCCGGTGGCTTTATTTTATCCAGCAGCACCCATCTAcagtacattttattattattattgtcattcTGCTTCTGTCCCTCCAATTGAATCCTTAAGAGGGTCATCCAGTAAACATGTCCACCAAATTAGTAATTGAATAgaatcaacaaaaacacaactaaaatgaaaagatgggggggggggggtttgcaGTGTCACATTGTCCCTTCATAAAATTCTCATAGAGTTAAAACATCATTTGGATGCTTATTGCAGATAATTAAACTGGTAAGAACAAAATGACTCAAATCAAACTCTTACTATAAAACATATGAACTGATTTATGACATTGGGAGGTATAACAATTAATCATCTCAATGTTGGCTATTGCTATTAATGACAGAATCCAAATGTCCACCTACAGCCTTCTGTCTGTGCAGGATTCCACCTGCTGAACAGTGATCACTGATCTGCTTTCTGATCCAGTTTGTTCCTAAAGAGACCGCCAATCTCCTTAGCTACATAATTATACATTTGGTTGACTGTTGTTAATCCTTCTACCTTCCAGCACAATTCACACATTTCTACATTACCTTCTCACTCCtgattctttttgtttttaatctacagcaatga is drawn from Sander vitreus isolate 19-12246 chromosome 13, sanVit1, whole genome shotgun sequence and contains these coding sequences:
- the LOC144527757 gene encoding histone acetyltransferase KAT5-like gives rise to the protein MTKMADNASSVEIVEGCRLPVLRKNQEHEDEWPLAEILSVKEVSSRKLFYVHYIDFNKRLDEWVTGDRLDMKKLQFPKKEAKTPTKNGLSGSRPSSPEREVRKSLDLNVQSTTAPSRGKTLPTPLSGHAELHGNPEINNHEIKKEDADPVVQITSGSALTHSVTKCLSGVCTGLVKPHFNFKSFKKRKVEAVPLATQVPPATPVPSLPSSAEASQASVFPAVRETNTFKSREEHEQISSLTTNGTARRLIPPQPGRKRKANCGGTDEMIKVLQYNNPQTASVFLPPPEDSQDSSDGIPSAPRMTGSLVSDRSHDDIVTRMKNIECIELGRHRLKPWYFSPYPQELTTLPILYLCEFCLKYLKSLKCLQRHLTKCNLRHPPGNEIYRKGTISFFEIDGRKNKNYSQNLCLLAKCFLDHKTLYYDTDPFLFYVMTEYDSKGFHIVGYFSKEKESTEDYNVACILTLPPYQRRGYGKLLIEFSYELSKVEGKTGTPEKPLSDLGLLSYRSYWSQTILEILMDLKPDNGERPQITINEISEITSVKKEDVISTLQYLNLINYYKGQYILTLSEDIVDGHERAMQKRHLRIDPKCLHFTPKDWSKRGKW